The sequence ACCGGAACCCGCGCCGCCGTGCAGGTCAAGGCAATCGACCCCCGCGGGCTCGAGGCCACGGCCACGTACCAGCTTGCAGTAACCGCCTCCAACCGGCCCAAACCGGTGGCGAACGACGACGTGCAGGACAACGCCGCCGCCGGCAAGCCGGTGACCATCAACGTGCTCGCCAACGACGCCAACCCGTTCCCCGAAACACCGCTGAAGATCATCGCCGCCAATACCGAAACGGGGAGCGGCAACGTGGGCGTCAACGGTGACTCTGTGACCGTAACCCCCGCGCCGGGCTTTACCGGAACCATGGTGGTGGCCTACACGGTGGAGGACAAGACGGGGGATGCGTCCCGGCACGCCACTGCGCGGGTCCGGCTGACCGTCAAGGACAAGCCGGCGGCGCCCACCACGCCGCAGGCGCAGAGTGTGGGCGACCAGACGGCGCTGCTCACCTGGTCGGCACCGGCCGACCGGGGCTCGCCCATCACCAGGTACACCGTGTTCGGGGAGGGCGGATTCCGGCAGGAATGCCCGGCCAACACCTGCACCCTCAATGGCCTGACCAACAACACCACCTACCACTTCCAGGTGACGGCAACCAACGAGTTCGGTGATTCCGACCGGTCGCCGGCGTCTGCCGATGTCCGTCCGGACGTTAAACCGGATACGCCACAGGCTCCGTCGCTGAAGTTCGGCGATAAGCAGCTGACGGTCAACTGGGCCGCGCCGGCCAGCAAGGGGTCCCCGGTCAAGTCCTACGACCTGGAAATCTCGCCGGCGCCCGCTGGCCAAAACGCCCAGATCCAGGGACTGACGTCAGTCAGCTACGTGTGGAAGGGCCTGCAGAACGGCGTGTCCTACAAGGTCCGGGTCCTGGCCCGCAATGACGCCAAGGACCCGTCCGAATGGAGTCCCTATTCCGCGGCCGAGGTGCCCGCCGGAGTCCCCGCCACGCCGACGGCCCCCAGCGTCTCCCAGGCCACGCCGGTTGGTTCGCAGAGCCAGCTGCGCGTCGTGTGGTCGGCGCCCAACAACAACGGCGACGCCGTCTCCTCCTACACGTTGACCACGCTCAGGGGAGGGGCCGCCGTTGCCAGCCAGCAGGTAGCCGGCACCTCGCAAAACGTCACCGTGGACAATTCGGAAACGAACTACACCTTCACGGTTTCGGCAACGAACAAGGCCGGAACCAGTGCCACTAGCGCGCAGTCTGCCGCAATTCGGGCAGCTGGAAAGCCTGGCACAGTCAACTCTGGAACGGTGAAGGAGAACGGGACCAGCGGCCAGCTGGACGTGACATTCACGCCGTTGACCGATGCACAGCGCAACGGCTCCACCGCCTCCGAGATTGCCTACTCCTACAACGCCGACGGCAGGACCGGCTCGATCAAAGCCGGGGGAGGAACCATCGGTGGCATGACCAATGGGCGGGACATCACCGTGACCATCATTGCCACGTCCACCAAGAACAATATGGCCGGTGACGCCAAGGCCATCGGCACCGGAAACCCCTACGGTCCTGCCAACGCCCCCAATATCAACGGCGGCACCTCGGCCAAGGGCGATGGACAGGTGCATTGGACCTGGAATGACCCGGCGACGAACGGCAGGCCCCTCAGCTACTACGAGGTGAGCATGGATGGTGGCGGCTGGCAGAACGTCGGCAAGGCGAACAAGTTTGATGCCGGCGCCGGCGGCTGGAGCACGAGCCACAGACTGCGGGTCCGTGCCTACACGGTCACCCCGGGCGCCGTCGGCGGTCCGGTCACGTCAACGTCCGGCCCGGACAACACACCGCCCCCGCCCACGGACTGGTACGTCACGGCAAGCCCGGTCCGCAGCTGCACGGAGCCCCGCCAGGGGACTGACAGCTACATCGCCGGCAACCCCTCACAGTGCACCGGTGCCGGCAAGTGGCTCGATGCCGGTGCCCCGTCCACGGCGGACCGCTACCAGGTCTGGTACAAGACGTCCAACAACCCCAGCGGCATCTGGTACCACCTGAACTCCGGGATGGCGTCCGGTAACTGGCTCCGCTGCGACACCTCCAACGTGGGCTGCAATCCGCCGAATGGCATGCCTAACCGCTAGCAACCGCATCCATCGTGTGGGCCCGGGCCTCCCGGGCCCACACGACAACTTTCGACCCATCAAAAGGAAGCAACTTTCATGACCATGACCATTGAGCAGGCCGAGTGGTTTGCCGACACGTTCGAAAAGCTGGTTGCCAACGTGGGGCAGGCGGTGCTCGGCAAGGAACACGTCATCCGGCTGACCTTCACCGCCATGCTGGCCGAAGGGCACGTCCTGTTCGAGGATGCGCCGGGCACGGGCAAGACCTCCCTGGCGCGGGCCTTGGCTGCTACGGTGCAGGGCTCCAACAACCGCATCCAGTTCACCCCTGACCTGCTTCCTTCCGACGTCACCGGCGTGACCATCTACGACCAGAAGACGCAGAAGTTCGAGTTCCACAAGGGCCCGATCTTCAACAACATCGTCCTGGCCGACGAAATCAACCGTGCCTCGCCCAAGACCCAGTCCGCGCTGCTGGAGGTCATGGAGGAATCACGGGTGACCGTTGACGGGGTCACGTATTCCGCGGGCCGGCCGTTCATGGTGATGGCCACCCAGAACCCGATCGAGCAGGCGGGTACCTACCGCCTGCCCGAGGCCCAGCTGGACCGCTTCCTGATCAAGACCTCCATCGGCTACCCGGACCACGCGTCCACGGTCCGACTCCTGGGCGGCAGCAACCTGAAGGACCGCTCCAAGGAACTGTCCGCCGTCATCACCACCCAGGCAG comes from Pseudarthrobacter sp. NIBRBAC000502770 and encodes:
- a CDS encoding MoxR family ATPase, yielding MTMTIEQAEWFADTFEKLVANVGQAVLGKEHVIRLTFTAMLAEGHVLFEDAPGTGKTSLARALAATVQGSNNRIQFTPDLLPSDVTGVTIYDQKTQKFEFHKGPIFNNIVLADEINRASPKTQSALLEVMEESRVTVDGVTYSAGRPFMVMATQNPIEQAGTYRLPEAQLDRFLIKTSIGYPDHASTVRLLGGSNLKDRSKELSAVITTQAVADMADLAATAHVDTAVLEYISRLCEETRNAPETRLGVSVRGALAMVRAAKVWAASQGRNFVLPDDIKELAPVVWTHRFVMDPEAEFSGATAEAVLTRILADVAAPQQRTNA